The Pseudorhodobacter turbinis genome contains a region encoding:
- a CDS encoding acetyl-CoA carboxylase biotin carboxyl carrier protein encodes MSKHSTDADVAFIKALAEILNTNELTEISVKRDYAEDDSLDVRVVKQANVVQVAATAAPIAAPSAAAAAPVAANEDPAQHPGALTSPMVGTAYLAAEPGSTPFATVGAQVTEGQTVLIIEAMKTMNHIPAPRAGTIKRILVEDGSAVEFGAPLMIIE; translated from the coding sequence ATGAGCAAACATTCCACAGACGCAGACGTCGCCTTCATCAAGGCACTGGCAGAAATTTTGAACACAAACGAGCTTACCGAAATCTCGGTAAAGCGCGACTATGCCGAAGACGACAGCCTTGATGTGCGCGTGGTCAAACAGGCCAATGTGGTTCAGGTTGCAGCCACAGCTGCCCCCATCGCGGCACCATCGGCAGCAGCAGCAGCCCCCGTCGCCGCCAATGAAGACCCTGCCCAACACCCCGGCGCGCTTACCTCGCCTATGGTGGGGACGGCCTATTTGGCCGCCGAGCCGGGTTCCACACCGTTCGCAACCGTTGGCGCACAAGTGACCGAAGGGCAAACCGTGTTGATCATCGAAGCGATGAAAACAATGAACCACATCCCCGCCCCGCGCGCCGGCACCATCAAGCGCATCCTCGTCGAAGACGGGAGCGCTGTTGAATTTGGCGCACCCCTGATGATCATCGAATAA